One stretch of Microbacterium terrae DNA includes these proteins:
- a CDS encoding MATE family efflux transporter, with protein sequence MSTAPATLNRDILRLAVPALGALVAEPLFLIVDSALVGHLGVTPLAGLGIASAVLQTIVGLMVFLAYSTTPAVARRYGAGDRSAAVSVGIDGLWLALALGSILAVAGSLLTPALVGLFGAPAEVAEQAEIYLGISMWGLPAMLIVFAATGLLRGMQDTVTPLWIAGLGFAANALLNWLFIYGLGWGIAGSAAGTIVAQWGMVAAYVVVVGRLARRYAASVRPHRDGVRGSARSGGWLFLRTVSLRVALLSTVWVATALGTDELAGWQVAFTIFSTAAFALDALAIAAQALVGKGLGAEDRPYVRRVLGRTVAWGIWFGVIVGGLIAAGSGVIGLLFTGDPELAALVQPALIVLAIAQPVCGVVFVLDGVLIGAGDARYLAIVGALNLLPFVPALAVVAALQPTGAAGLAWLSVSFFGVYMLARLATLGWRVRGTEWMTAGA encoded by the coding sequence GTGAGCACTGCGCCGGCGACGCTGAACCGCGACATCCTGCGGCTCGCGGTGCCCGCCCTCGGCGCGCTGGTGGCCGAGCCGCTGTTCCTCATCGTCGACTCCGCGCTCGTCGGGCACCTCGGCGTCACCCCGCTCGCTGGGCTCGGCATCGCCTCGGCGGTGCTGCAGACGATCGTCGGGCTGATGGTCTTCCTCGCCTACTCGACGACGCCCGCCGTCGCGCGCCGGTACGGCGCGGGCGACCGCTCCGCGGCGGTCTCGGTCGGCATCGACGGGCTCTGGCTCGCCCTCGCGCTCGGCTCGATCCTCGCGGTCGCCGGCTCGCTGCTCACCCCCGCCCTGGTCGGACTCTTCGGCGCGCCCGCCGAGGTCGCCGAGCAGGCGGAGATCTACCTCGGCATCTCGATGTGGGGCCTCCCCGCGATGCTCATCGTCTTCGCGGCGACCGGGCTGCTCCGCGGCATGCAGGACACGGTGACGCCGCTGTGGATCGCCGGTCTCGGCTTCGCCGCGAACGCCCTCCTCAACTGGCTGTTCATCTACGGGCTGGGGTGGGGCATCGCCGGGTCGGCGGCCGGCACCATCGTCGCCCAGTGGGGCATGGTCGCCGCATACGTGGTCGTCGTCGGCCGCCTCGCGCGGCGGTACGCGGCATCCGTCAGACCCCACCGCGACGGCGTGCGCGGCTCGGCCCGATCCGGCGGCTGGCTGTTCCTGCGCACCGTGTCGCTCCGCGTCGCACTGCTGTCGACGGTGTGGGTCGCGACGGCGCTCGGCACCGACGAGCTCGCCGGGTGGCAGGTCGCGTTCACCATCTTCTCCACCGCCGCGTTCGCGCTCGACGCCCTCGCGATCGCCGCGCAGGCCCTGGTGGGGAAGGGGCTCGGCGCCGAGGACAGGCCGTACGTGCGGCGCGTCCTCGGGCGCACGGTGGCGTGGGGCATCTGGTTCGGGGTGATCGTCGGCGGCCTGATCGCCGCGGGCTCGGGTGTGATCGGGCTGCTGTTCACCGGCGACCCGGAGCTGGCGGCGCTCGTGCAGCCGGCCCTCATCGTGCTGGCGATCGCGCAGCCGGTGTGCGGTGTCGTCTTCGTGCTCGACGGCGTGCTCATCGGCGCCGGCGACGCGAGGTACCTCGCGATCGTCGGCGCGCTCAACCTGCTGCCGTTCGTCCCCGCGCTGGCTGTCGTCGCCGCGCTCCAGCCCACCGGTGCGGCCGGGCTCGCGTGGCTGTCGGTGTCGTTCTTCGGCGTGTACATGCTCGCCCGGCTCGCCACGCTCGGCTGGCGCGTGCGCGGCACGGAGTGGATGACGGCGGGCGCGTGA
- a CDS encoding M13 family metallopeptidase, giving the protein MTDAPRSGLALEEFSAEIRPQDDLFRHVNGAWLDRTEIPDDKARWGSFHLIAEQAEKDVKAIIEESQDAEPGTEARKIGDLYTSFMDTERIEGLGASPLAPQLARVDEIDSIPAFLRVVGDLERDGVGGLIHLYIEPDPGNPARYVPFVIQGGLSLPDESYYRLENFQATRIAFRTHIEKMLELAGVADAAASADRIVGIETELATHHWDNVRSRDAVATYNLKSWDDFQALVGVDLAPWRDALAPGHADAFAEVNVYQPSFLEGLGSLLTEERVEDWKAWLRFAIVHAGAAFLSEELVDENFAFYGTQLTGVPVNRERWKRGVSLSEAALGEAIGRVYVERHFPPAAKVAMDELVANLIEAYRQSITGLEWMSPATRERALAKLDAFTPKIGFPVAWKDYSTLEISADDLVGNVRRAHIWEHDRQLDKVGKPIDRDEWFMTPQTVNAYYNPLMNEIVFPAAILQYPFFDPERDAAANYGGIGAVIGHEIGHGFDDQGSRFDGDGSLRDWWTDDDRAAFEQRTKSLIDQYSALTPVGLDAQHTVNGELTIGENIGDLGGLGIAIRAYELSLGGEPAPEIDGYTGIQRLLLSWGQVWQQKGRDAETIRLLTIDPHSPNEFRCNQIVRNVDAFYEAFDVTEGDALWLDEDERVTIW; this is encoded by the coding sequence ATGACCGACGCCCCCCGATCCGGTCTCGCGCTGGAGGAGTTCAGCGCTGAGATCCGCCCGCAGGACGACCTGTTCCGTCACGTCAACGGTGCGTGGCTCGACCGAACCGAGATCCCCGACGACAAGGCCCGCTGGGGGTCGTTCCACCTCATCGCCGAGCAGGCCGAGAAGGACGTCAAGGCGATCATCGAGGAGTCGCAGGACGCCGAGCCCGGCACCGAGGCCCGCAAGATCGGCGACCTCTACACGAGCTTCATGGACACCGAGCGCATCGAGGGCCTCGGCGCCTCACCGCTCGCCCCGCAGCTCGCGCGCGTCGACGAGATCGACAGCATCCCGGCATTCCTCCGCGTGGTGGGCGACCTCGAGCGCGACGGCGTGGGCGGACTCATCCACCTCTACATCGAGCCCGACCCGGGCAACCCCGCGCGGTATGTGCCGTTCGTGATCCAGGGCGGCCTCTCGCTCCCCGACGAGAGCTACTACCGTCTCGAGAACTTCCAGGCCACCCGCATCGCGTTCCGCACCCACATCGAGAAGATGCTCGAGCTCGCCGGCGTGGCCGACGCCGCGGCATCCGCCGACCGCATCGTGGGGATCGAGACCGAGCTCGCCACGCACCACTGGGACAACGTGCGCAGCCGCGACGCCGTCGCCACGTACAACCTGAAGTCGTGGGACGACTTCCAGGCGCTCGTCGGCGTCGACCTCGCTCCGTGGCGCGACGCGCTCGCGCCCGGTCACGCCGACGCGTTCGCCGAGGTCAACGTGTACCAGCCGAGCTTCCTCGAGGGCCTCGGCTCGCTCCTGACCGAGGAGCGCGTCGAGGACTGGAAGGCGTGGCTGCGCTTCGCGATCGTGCACGCCGGCGCCGCCTTCCTGTCGGAGGAGCTCGTCGACGAGAACTTCGCGTTCTACGGCACGCAGCTCACCGGCGTGCCGGTCAACCGCGAGCGGTGGAAGCGCGGCGTCAGCCTCTCGGAGGCCGCGCTGGGCGAGGCCATCGGCCGCGTGTACGTCGAGCGCCACTTCCCGCCCGCGGCGAAGGTCGCGATGGACGAGCTGGTCGCCAACCTCATCGAGGCGTACCGGCAGTCGATCACCGGGCTCGAGTGGATGAGCCCGGCAACGCGCGAGCGGGCGCTGGCCAAGCTCGACGCCTTCACGCCGAAGATCGGGTTCCCGGTCGCATGGAAGGACTACTCGACCCTCGAGATCAGCGCCGACGACCTGGTCGGCAACGTGCGCCGTGCCCACATCTGGGAGCACGACCGCCAGCTCGACAAGGTGGGCAAGCCCATCGACCGCGACGAGTGGTTCATGACCCCGCAGACGGTCAACGCGTACTACAACCCGCTGATGAACGAGATCGTGTTCCCGGCGGCGATCCTGCAGTACCCCTTCTTCGACCCCGAGCGCGACGCGGCGGCCAACTACGGCGGCATCGGGGCCGTGATCGGCCACGAGATCGGCCACGGCTTCGACGACCAGGGCAGCCGCTTCGACGGCGACGGGTCGCTGCGCGACTGGTGGACCGACGACGACCGCGCCGCCTTCGAGCAGCGCACCAAGAGCCTCATCGACCAGTACTCGGCGCTCACCCCGGTGGGTCTCGACGCGCAGCACACGGTCAACGGCGAGCTCACGATCGGCGAGAACATCGGCGACCTGGGCGGGCTCGGCATCGCGATCCGCGCGTACGAGCTCTCGCTCGGCGGCGAGCCGGCGCCCGAGATCGACGGGTACACCGGCATCCAGCGGCTGCTGCTGAGCTGGGGTCAGGTGTGGCAGCAGAAGGGTCGGGATGCCGAGACCATCCGCCTGCTCACGATCGACCCGCACTCGCCGAACGAGTTCCGCTGCAACCAGATCGTCCGCAACGTCGACGCCTTCTACGAGGCGTTCGACGTGACCGAGGGCGACGCCCTCTGGCTCGACGAGGACGAGCGGGTCACCATCTGGTGA
- a CDS encoding serine hydrolase, which produces MGTEPRREAESLRGSRRSTARRLPRRAAAGRRSFTSTLKALDDLATSGAKISVRITDLDRGTAVLSGDDFVTLPVAGLGVVPLLIEVASGFEAGRLDPLEIIDRHFVEPVGVAGVWQHLKAPALPLSDLAVLTASTGDALAANALLARVGLPAVRSRIEQLGLARSALLDRFRDERGPDDAPHFALGSSRELADVFAALVNSQAVSPGVSAQVAEWLALNHDLSLVASATGLDPFSHENDAHGLLFINKTGRDAGIRVEAGVLAGPRAGVSYALIVCFDDLSIAHRLRAHDAFRTLGVDLMEYVF; this is translated from the coding sequence GTGGGCACTGAGCCCCGAAGGGAAGCAGAGTCGCTGCGGGGGTCGCGACGAAGCACTGCCCGCCGACTGCCGAGGAGGGCGGCAGCCGGACGCCGTTCATTCACGTCGACGCTCAAAGCGCTCGACGACCTCGCCACATCCGGCGCCAAGATCTCGGTGCGCATCACCGACCTCGACCGGGGCACCGCCGTGCTCTCGGGCGACGACTTCGTGACCCTGCCGGTCGCCGGGCTCGGCGTCGTGCCGCTGCTCATCGAGGTCGCCTCCGGGTTCGAGGCCGGGCGACTCGATCCGCTCGAGATCATCGATCGGCACTTCGTCGAGCCGGTCGGCGTCGCCGGGGTGTGGCAGCACCTGAAGGCGCCCGCGCTGCCGCTGTCGGACCTCGCGGTGCTCACCGCCTCGACCGGAGACGCGCTCGCCGCCAACGCGCTGCTCGCCCGGGTGGGGCTGCCGGCGGTGCGGTCGCGCATCGAGCAGCTGGGCCTCGCGCGCTCCGCGCTCCTCGATCGCTTCCGCGACGAGCGCGGCCCCGACGACGCCCCGCACTTCGCGCTCGGTTCGTCGCGCGAGCTCGCCGACGTGTTCGCCGCGCTGGTGAACTCGCAGGCGGTCTCGCCCGGGGTGAGCGCTCAGGTCGCGGAGTGGCTGGCGCTCAACCACGACCTCTCGCTCGTCGCCTCGGCGACCGGTCTCGACCCGTTCTCGCACGAGAACGACGCCCACGGTCTGCTCTTCATCAACAAGACGGGCCGGGATGCCGGAATCCGTGTCGAGGCGGGTGTGCTGGCCGGCCCGCGCGCCGGGGTCTCGTACGCGCTCATCGTGTGCTTCGACGACCTGTCGATCGCCCACCGGCTGCGGGCGCACGACGCGTTCCGCACCCTCGGCGTCGACCTCATGGAGTACGTGTTCTAG
- the purU gene encoding formyltetrahydrofolate deformylase, whose amino-acid sequence MAVPASPHLLSDHACLIVHGSDKPGIVAAVSAMITRIGGNIVAFDQYSDDPTGGAYFQRVVFHRPSFAAARPQIEADIAEALAGFDLEWSLTDQSVPKRMAILASKQDHCLLDLLWRHRRGDLPVTVPMVISNHTTSAEDVRSFGVPFFHVPSVPGPDKSASEAKIVELLKGNVDFVVLARYMQILSPDFLEQLGVPVINIHHSFLPAFIGAEPYKKAKERGVKLIGATSHYVTGDLDEGPIIDQDTIRVTHADTVTELARRGADVERQVLSRAVLWHAQDRVIRHGNHTIVF is encoded by the coding sequence ATGGCCGTGCCCGCATCCCCGCATCTTCTCTCCGACCACGCCTGCCTGATCGTCCACGGCAGCGACAAGCCGGGCATCGTCGCGGCAGTGTCGGCGATGATCACGCGCATCGGCGGGAACATCGTGGCGTTCGACCAGTACTCCGACGACCCGACCGGGGGCGCGTACTTCCAGCGCGTGGTGTTCCACCGTCCCTCGTTCGCGGCGGCGCGGCCCCAGATCGAGGCCGACATCGCCGAGGCCCTCGCGGGGTTCGACCTGGAGTGGTCGCTCACCGACCAGTCCGTGCCCAAGCGCATGGCGATCCTGGCCTCGAAGCAGGACCACTGCCTCCTCGACCTGCTGTGGCGGCACCGTCGGGGCGACCTGCCCGTCACGGTGCCGATGGTCATCTCGAACCACACCACCTCGGCCGAAGACGTGCGCTCGTTCGGCGTGCCGTTCTTCCACGTGCCGTCGGTGCCCGGCCCCGACAAGTCGGCGTCGGAGGCGAAGATCGTCGAACTGCTCAAGGGCAACGTCGACTTCGTGGTGCTGGCCCGCTACATGCAGATCCTCTCGCCCGACTTCCTCGAGCAGCTCGGGGTGCCGGTGATCAACATCCACCATTCCTTCCTCCCCGCCTTCATCGGCGCCGAGCCGTACAAGAAGGCGAAGGAGCGCGGCGTCAAGCTGATCGGCGCGACCTCGCACTACGTCACCGGCGACCTCGACGAGGGGCCGATCATCGACCAGGACACCATCCGCGTGACGCACGCCGACACCGTCACCGAGCTCGCCCGCCGCGGTGCCGACGTCGAGCGCCAGGTGCTCTCGCGGGCCGTGCTGTGGCACGCGCAGGACCGCGTGATCCGCCACGGCAACCACACGATCGTCTTCTAG
- a CDS encoding sensor histidine kinase: MTREPGISVRLRLTISYAVFLMAAGGLLLAVVWVFLLRYVPAGPINVDGPFVPNRGDLVRAFAPAVAWALAFLLVVGVAGGWFLAGRMLAPLTRITHAVRQTASGSLSHRIRLEGPDDEFRELADSFDIMLGRLEAQVAEQRRFAANASHELRTPLAITQALLDVARSDPDRDVDDLIERLRSVNTRAIDLTEALLVLSRADQGAFAREEVDLSLVAEQSAETLLPLAERLGITIEVAGEPASAIGSPALLLQMATNLIHNAIVHNAGDGGFVRVTTSAVAGAAIILIENSGEKMSPALVSSLTEPFQRGTERIRGDDAGVGLGLAIVQSIVRAHGGMLLLEARAEGGLRAEVRLPRGSGA; this comes from the coding sequence ATGACTAGGGAACCGGGCATCAGCGTCCGCCTCCGCCTCACGATCAGCTATGCCGTGTTCCTCATGGCCGCGGGCGGGCTTCTCCTCGCGGTGGTGTGGGTCTTCCTGCTGCGATACGTGCCCGCAGGCCCGATCAACGTCGACGGACCGTTCGTGCCCAACCGGGGCGATCTGGTGCGGGCGTTCGCCCCCGCGGTCGCGTGGGCGCTCGCCTTCCTCCTCGTCGTCGGCGTGGCCGGGGGCTGGTTCCTCGCCGGACGCATGCTCGCACCGCTCACCCGGATCACCCACGCGGTGCGCCAGACCGCGAGCGGGTCGCTGTCGCATCGCATCCGACTCGAGGGGCCCGACGACGAGTTCCGCGAGCTGGCCGACAGCTTCGACATCATGCTCGGGCGGCTCGAGGCACAGGTCGCCGAGCAGCGGCGATTCGCGGCGAACGCGTCGCACGAGCTGCGCACACCGCTCGCGATCACGCAGGCGCTGCTCGACGTCGCCCGCTCCGACCCCGACCGCGACGTCGACGACCTCATCGAACGGCTGCGCTCGGTCAACACGCGCGCGATCGACCTCACCGAGGCGCTCCTCGTGCTGAGCCGCGCCGACCAGGGAGCCTTCGCGCGTGAGGAGGTCGACCTCTCCCTCGTCGCCGAACAGTCCGCCGAGACGCTGCTCCCGCTCGCCGAGCGCCTCGGCATCACGATCGAGGTCGCAGGCGAACCCGCATCCGCGATCGGCTCACCGGCACTCCTGCTGCAGATGGCGACGAACCTCATACACAACGCGATCGTGCACAACGCCGGTGACGGCGGGTTCGTGCGGGTCACGACCTCCGCTGTCGCAGGAGCAGCGATCATCCTGATCGAGAACAGCGGCGAGAAGATGAGCCCCGCGCTCGTCTCGTCGCTCACGGAGCCGTTCCAGCGCGGGACCGAGCGCATCCGCGGCGACGACGCGGGCGTCGGGCTGGGCCTCGCCATCGTGCAGAGCATCGTCCGCGCGCACGGCGGGATGCTCCTCCTCGAGGCGCGTGCCGAGGGCGGTCTGCGCGCGGAGGTGCGCCTGCCGCGAGGGAGCGGCGCGTAG
- a CDS encoding response regulator transcription factor has protein sequence MRVLIVEDEPLLAEAIRDGLRLEAIASDVAGDGDTALELLGVNSYDIAVLDRDIPGPSGDEVAAHIVASGSGIPILMLTAADRIDDKASGFELGADDYLTKPFVMQELVLRLRALDRRRAHHRPPVLEFAGLRLDPFRREVYRDGRYVALTRKQFAVLEVLVAADGGVVSAESLLERAWDENADPFTNAVRITVSTLRKRLGEPWLIATVPGSGYRMATGQDAASGGADDD, from the coding sequence ATGCGCGTGCTGATCGTCGAGGACGAGCCGCTCCTGGCGGAGGCGATCCGCGACGGCCTCCGTCTCGAGGCGATCGCCTCCGATGTCGCGGGCGACGGTGACACCGCGCTCGAGCTGCTGGGCGTCAACAGCTACGACATCGCCGTGCTGGACCGCGACATCCCGGGCCCGTCGGGCGACGAGGTCGCCGCCCACATCGTGGCCTCGGGCAGCGGCATCCCGATCCTGATGCTCACCGCGGCTGACCGCATCGACGACAAGGCATCGGGGTTCGAGCTCGGCGCCGACGACTACCTCACCAAGCCCTTCGTCATGCAGGAGCTGGTGCTCCGGCTGCGCGCGCTCGACCGCCGGCGCGCGCACCATCGCCCGCCGGTCCTCGAGTTCGCGGGACTGCGGCTCGATCCGTTCCGCCGCGAGGTCTATCGCGATGGTCGATACGTCGCGCTCACGCGCAAGCAGTTCGCCGTGCTCGAGGTGCTCGTCGCCGCGGACGGCGGTGTGGTCAGCGCGGAGTCGCTGCTCGAGCGGGCGTGGGACGAGAACGCCGATCCGTTCACCAACGCGGTGCGCATCACCGTGTCGACCCTGCGCAAGCGGCTCGGCGAGCCTTGGCTGATCGCGACGGTCCCGGGGTCCGGCTACCGGATGGCGACCGGACAGGATGCCGCGAGCGGCGGTGCCGACGATGACTAG
- a CDS encoding VanZ family protein: MLVALFALYLALLAWLVLWKLHDPYVGDSDLRRIKLLPFAATDTAGASAAWEVIGNVLVFVPFGLVLRMLAPALPMWRVGAAAAATSIGFELAQFVLAVGVSDVTDVITNIAGAIVGAGLARLTARSHPGRVRAVTAVVVAIVAALVLLVLIADATGRGIPFSPRLAPGAAASAEAATTPSIDSCAC, translated from the coding sequence GTGCTGGTCGCCCTCTTCGCCTTGTACCTCGCACTCCTCGCCTGGCTGGTGCTGTGGAAGCTGCACGATCCCTACGTCGGCGACAGCGACCTGCGTCGCATCAAGCTGCTGCCGTTCGCTGCGACCGACACCGCAGGAGCGAGTGCCGCGTGGGAGGTCATCGGCAACGTGCTGGTCTTCGTCCCCTTCGGTCTCGTGCTGCGGATGCTCGCGCCGGCGCTGCCGATGTGGCGGGTGGGAGCCGCCGCGGCGGCGACGAGCATCGGATTCGAACTCGCGCAGTTCGTGCTGGCGGTCGGCGTGAGCGATGTCACCGACGTCATCACCAACATCGCCGGAGCGATCGTCGGCGCGGGCCTCGCCCGGCTGACCGCGCGTTCGCACCCGGGTCGCGTCCGCGCGGTGACCGCGGTGGTCGTCGCGATCGTCGCGGCACTCGTGCTCCTCGTGCTCATCGCCGACGCGACCGGGCGCGGCATCCCGTTCTCTCCCCGCCTCGCTCCGGGCGCCGCCGCCTCGGCAGAAGCCGCGACCACGCCTAGCATCGACTCATGCGCGTGCTGA
- a CDS encoding M15 family metallopeptidase: protein MSSSAPPLSRRRAVVSTVLGFVILACVTAGLLVAQAAASRPASSATIDAGAAPGDSAAAAPANAPAAPPSGAGDGLTHADGVLPDGADVGDRSLAGIANLDPALLSALEAAGSAAAGDGIRILVTSGWRSPALQKQLLRDAVAQYGSEAEAARWVASAETSLHVAGDAVDIGSYDAMDWLAEHGAAYGLCRVYDNEPWHFELVASAPDDGCPGLYADPTRDPRLQR, encoded by the coding sequence ATGAGCAGTTCCGCACCACCCCTCAGCCGCCGGCGCGCCGTCGTGTCGACCGTCCTCGGCTTCGTGATCCTCGCCTGTGTGACCGCCGGTCTCCTCGTCGCGCAGGCCGCGGCATCCCGCCCCGCATCCTCCGCCACGATCGACGCCGGCGCCGCGCCCGGCGACTCGGCCGCCGCTGCGCCGGCGAACGCCCCGGCAGCGCCACCGAGCGGCGCCGGTGACGGGCTCACCCACGCCGACGGCGTGCTCCCCGACGGGGCCGACGTCGGCGACCGGAGTCTCGCCGGCATCGCCAACCTCGACCCGGCGCTCCTCAGCGCCCTCGAGGCGGCCGGTTCCGCTGCCGCAGGAGACGGCATCCGCATCCTCGTCACGAGCGGCTGGCGCTCCCCCGCGCTGCAGAAGCAGCTGCTGCGCGACGCGGTCGCGCAGTACGGGTCCGAGGCGGAGGCCGCACGGTGGGTCGCGAGCGCCGAGACCTCGCTGCACGTCGCCGGAGATGCGGTCGACATCGGCTCGTACGACGCGATGGACTGGTTGGCCGAGCACGGAGCCGCCTACGGCCTGTGCCGCGTCTACGACAACGAGCCATGGCACTTCGAACTGGTCGCGAGCGCGCCCGACGACGGCTGCCCCGGGCTGTACGCGGATCCGACCCGCGACCCGAGGCTGCAGCGTTGA
- a CDS encoding thiolase family protein — protein sequence MPATFVYDAVRTPFGRAGGALAGIRPDDLAARVMAATVERTGLDPVRIDDVIFGDANQAGEDNRNVARLGALLAGFPTSLTGVTVNRLCASSLEAVIQGARAIECGDASIVLAGGVESMSRAPYVVEKAPRPYPAVGNTTMWNTAIGWRMTNPVLPTPWTISNGQAAEKIAREWGIAREEQDAFAVRSHRLAAAAWAAGVYDAETVGVPGVELARDEGIRDDTSLEALGGLRALFADDGTGSVTAGNSSPINDGASAVLLGAEGALDLEPLARITGRGAHGVDPDLFPIAPIEAANTALARAGRTWADVDVVELNEAFASQSLACIAGWPDLDPEKVNIHGGALAIGHPLGASGGRIIGHAAHELARRGGGVAVAAICIGVGQGLAVVLER from the coding sequence ATGCCCGCCACCTTCGTGTACGACGCCGTGCGCACGCCCTTCGGGCGAGCAGGAGGCGCGCTCGCCGGCATCCGCCCCGACGACCTCGCCGCGCGCGTGATGGCGGCGACCGTCGAGCGCACCGGCCTCGACCCCGTGCGCATCGATGACGTGATCTTCGGCGATGCCAACCAGGCGGGTGAAGACAACCGCAACGTCGCGCGGCTGGGGGCGCTGCTGGCGGGCTTCCCGACATCCCTGACCGGGGTCACGGTCAACCGGCTGTGCGCGTCGAGCCTCGAGGCGGTCATCCAGGGGGCGCGTGCGATCGAGTGCGGCGACGCGTCGATCGTGCTCGCGGGCGGCGTCGAGTCGATGAGCCGCGCGCCCTATGTCGTCGAGAAGGCGCCGCGCCCGTACCCGGCCGTGGGGAACACGACGATGTGGAACACCGCCATCGGCTGGCGGATGACCAACCCCGTGCTGCCGACGCCGTGGACGATCTCCAACGGGCAGGCCGCCGAGAAGATCGCACGCGAGTGGGGAATCGCACGCGAGGAGCAGGATGCCTTCGCCGTGCGCTCGCACCGGCTGGCGGCGGCCGCGTGGGCGGCGGGCGTCTACGACGCCGAGACCGTCGGAGTGCCGGGTGTGGAACTCGCGCGCGACGAGGGGATCCGCGACGACACGTCGCTTGAGGCGCTCGGGGGGCTCCGGGCGCTGTTCGCCGACGACGGCACCGGCAGTGTGACCGCCGGAAACTCCTCGCCGATCAACGACGGGGCCTCCGCGGTGCTCCTGGGCGCCGAAGGTGCGCTCGACCTCGAGCCGCTCGCCCGGATCACGGGACGCGGCGCTCACGGCGTCGACCCCGACCTGTTCCCGATCGCCCCGATCGAGGCGGCGAACACGGCGCTCGCCCGCGCGGGGCGCACGTGGGCCGACGTCGATGTGGTCGAGCTGAACGAGGCGTTCGCCTCGCAGTCGCTCGCGTGCATCGCCGGCTGGCCCGACCTCGACCCCGAGAAGGTCAACATCCACGGTGGCGCGCTGGCGATCGGGCATCCGCTCGGCGCGTCGGGCGGTCGGATCATCGGCCATGCGGCGCACGAACTCGCGCGGCGCGGCGGGGGCGTCGCGGTCGCGGCGATCTGCATCGGCGTGGGGCAGGGGCTTGCGGTCGTGCTCGAGCGCTGA
- a CDS encoding oxidoreductase: MAFTRDSIPDLGGRVAVITGANGGLGLATAQAFAAKGAHVVMAVRDLDKAAIAADEIRAETPHASFEIVELDLGSQASVVGASRRIADAHPSVDILVNNAGVMAMPERVTEDGFEMQMGVDHLGHWTLTASLLPALLAAPAARVVTVSSTAHHFGRSIDLENPYRRGHYSAWPVYGNAKLANYHFGLGLQERFARAGVHAQSLIAHPGLTHSDLQVRTVREGGGGRMAAFFADLTARVGMTTADGAMPQVRAATDPAAKGGEFYGPRWMNTGRPVRLPVLRPGRRRAIEKLWEFSERETGVPIEV, encoded by the coding sequence ATGGCCTTCACGCGCGACTCGATCCCCGACCTCGGCGGACGCGTCGCCGTCATCACCGGTGCGAACGGAGGGCTCGGCCTCGCGACCGCCCAGGCCTTCGCGGCGAAGGGCGCGCACGTGGTGATGGCCGTGCGCGACCTCGACAAGGCGGCGATCGCGGCGGACGAGATCCGTGCCGAGACCCCGCACGCGTCGTTCGAGATCGTCGAGCTCGACCTCGGCTCCCAGGCATCCGTCGTCGGCGCATCCCGGCGCATCGCCGACGCGCATCCTTCGGTCGACATCCTCGTGAACAACGCCGGAGTGATGGCGATGCCCGAGCGGGTCACCGAAGACGGCTTCGAGATGCAGATGGGCGTCGACCACCTCGGGCACTGGACCCTCACGGCATCGCTGTTGCCGGCGCTGCTGGCGGCACCCGCGGCGCGCGTGGTGACGGTCAGCTCGACCGCCCATCACTTCGGCCGGTCCATCGATCTCGAGAACCCCTACCGACGCGGCCATTACAGCGCGTGGCCGGTCTACGGCAACGCGAAGCTCGCGAACTACCACTTCGGGCTGGGGCTGCAGGAGCGCTTCGCGCGCGCCGGGGTTCACGCGCAGAGCCTCATCGCCCACCCCGGACTCACGCACAGCGATCTGCAGGTGCGCACTGTGCGCGAGGGCGGCGGCGGGCGCATGGCTGCATTCTTCGCCGACCTGACGGCGCGCGTCGGAATGACCACCGCCGACGGCGCGATGCCTCAGGTGCGCGCCGCGACCGACCCGGCGGCGAAGGGCGGCGAGTTCTACGGACCCCGCTGGATGAACACCGGACGGCCGGTGCGCCTGCCCGTTCTCCGCCCGGGGCGACGTCGCGCGATCGAGAAGCTGTGGGAGTTCTCCGAGCGTGAGACGGGCGTGCCCATCGAGGTGTGA